ctGTTTAACTGCAGTTGAGGAGCTTCCACTTAAACTTCAGTGAAGTGATTAATTTGCAATGTAATGACACAATAAAAGGCAAATATCAagagaaaaacctaaaataactCAGTAAATGCCTTCCAAGTGAAGAATATGCTCAAAGCTATATGATTACAGATTAATATCAGCATTTGGCAGCACTTAACtgcatgaaaagacattttaaaagattaaatgcataaaatatcaTTATAGATCACCATTACCAGAAAATTTGCAATTGATTTTGATGATGGAGAACACTAATTTTGAATCCAATTAAGCAAAATGTTATTCTCCCAAAAAAGAATTCCATTCATCTCATTAGTAGATTtgtattacaaaatattatatccagttactattattattatattttggtggaaaattttccttcttttttgtatGGAAACCTACATAATACTCTCACTTGTACctcaaaatcctaaaatatttgctctctGGCCTTTCACAGAAAACATTTACTGATCTCTGAACTAGAGCCTTCGAATATGTtcatcataatatttatttattcattcattcattcgttcattctaGGCAAAGAACTTTATTAACCTTGTTTCAACCTTTATTTACAGGCCTCTTCAGTTTAATTAGCTGCAAAGAATGAATTGCGTCTaaggaaaaaccaaaaagagCTGCAGTGTCCAACAGGCTCAGGCTTGAGAATAGTAGAGACCTAGGTTTTGTCAGGtccatgaacaaaattttaaaaagcagtaattataaatatcaaatagCAGCTCCTGGTAACTTCTTCAAGTTTTATCTTCTTTAGAAGCTAAATTTTAGAACCAAAACTCTTTACAAGATCTGAAACTTCAGGgtgccgaggtggctcagtggttgaccatctgcctttggctcagggcgtgatcctggggtcctgggattgagtcctgcttctgattctgcctacgtctctgcctctctctgtgtgtctctcatgaattaatgaataaaatcttaaaaaaaaaagatctgaaacttcatcatcatcatcttcatcagtAGCAAGTGATGCTTTTCCATCCACAGATTGGGTGGGCAGGGCTTTAGCCTATCTTCTTAAACTAGCCAGACTGTCCGCACCAGGTTGGTTTAAGATCCCAAGTagtctctgggaaatgaacaaagtgtagtggaaagggaggtgggtggggggttggggtgactgggtgatgggaactgaggagGATGAGCAGGGATGATAtgctgacgggatgagcactgggtgatatgctatatgttggcaaattgaactccaattaaaaaaaaaaaaaaatcccgggTAGCATTTCTGTCGGCTGCTTTGCCTCAGCACAGCCTGTGATGGTAAAAGTGTTTGCTGCCGAGGATGCCTGCACTCTAAGGGTTGTTAAGTTGGATCactgttccttggtttgtgaaCATAGTCACTTCTTCAATACCAGAGATATTGTTACCCCTAACTTCATTAAGGAGAACTGAAGTTTTTTACCAACTGCTGTAGCTGTTCTATGAAGCACCTTCTTCTTTCAGTGACTGTAAGAATTTGCTCATCTACATTGGAAAAAATCAGAGGTGTATGATAGGATTGGATTCTGAGAACTCTTGCTTGGTTGGGGAGGCCTGAGGCCACATTTATCAGGATTACACTTAACCAGAAATCCTAAATTCAGTTTGCTGGTTCAGGCAGGGTGAGCATGATTCTATATGTTGTAGATTCTACATACTGGCTGTTTTCCACTCAATGGTGGACCACACTAAAGGAACTTGATATGCCAGAAAATTCCTTGGTTTAACATAGAGAAAGGAATGCAAAGAGAGAGTGGAGAATATTAGAATGGATTCATGATGTATGACCTACTCCCTTATTTCTCTGACCTCCAAGAAGGCCTTAGAGAATAATCCCTTCACCAGGATGTTGACAAATAAATTGCGAGGGGAGTATCCACATCCCTGAAAAACACTGTGACTGGCTGTCCTGTTTTTGGCCAGGGAAAAGTGGGAAGTGCTGCAATTCAGAAGCTAGGATTGCTGTTTTCTCCTCGACCTCAACAGGGATGCTGAAGCCCAGAGACGCAGAGGCCTAGCAGAAGCGTTCAGGCCACAAAGACAAAGGACCCGCCACCAGGACGGATGCCAGGGACCAAGTGCTAAGAAGAATGGACTGACTTGTGGGTATCTTTGGTGGTGGCTAATATTTTAAGGTGCCACTGTCACTGAGAACAGCAGCCTACTCCTTTGTCTCAACTACTTAATTTGTatagcaccccccaccccaaaacctTGTTCTGGTGAATGAAGCCCTGAGCCGAGGACCCATCATGGAGCATTAAGGCTCCTTGCGGGGTGCggtaggggtggggggtatgggggccatatatttttgtgtgtgtgtgtgtgttttacaagtctttaatttaaaaacccaaaaatatataatcaagCATTTTACGTAATGCATACATTCTTAATATTTGCAGGTTAGATAAACAACAGAAGGCGAGGGCGGATATACTGTATTGCTTCTCTTTGGCAAAGGGGTCCCTGGAACTGGAAGGTCCCTATCAAGGGCGGTTGTCCTCAGAAGCACCCCGACCCCTCCGGCCCGCGCGGAGTTCGTGGGACTCGCGGTGGAGACGGACCCGGGGGAAGCCAGGGCTCGGGGTTTCGCACtcgggcccgggggcggggagcgcAGGGAGCGCGCCTCTTCCACCGCTCACGCGCCTGCGCGGACCGTCAGCCTGCGGCGGCGAGGGGCGCGcagaggcgaggcgaggcgaggcgaggcgcgGGCGGCCCATGGCGTCCCCGGGCGGCCGCTCGCTGCGCCTCCTGCTCTGGCTGCTGCTCCTCCCGCTTCCGCTCGGGGCGTCCTCCCCGTCGTCCTCCCCGTCGTCCTCCCCGTCGTCGGCCCCGTCGTCCTCCCCGTCGTCCGCCCCGTCGTCCGCCCCGTCGTCGGCCCCGTCTTCCCCGGGGGGCGGCCCTGAGGGCCCGGGCGCCAGCGTGTGGAGGGCTACGGGGCCGCCGGCGACCTCCAGGACCGCGCGAGGCGGCCATACTCTCCCAGTTGGTGGAGTTGGTCCCAGGTGACATTTGGCGTTGGGAGCCCGGAGCGGGGCTGAGGCCGGGGAGACTGGGGGAGCCAGAGGCCCTCTCCCGCCGGCCCcgtcctgccccccgccccggggctctGAGGAACGGGCCCACGCGGCCTTGGGGGTCTGCGGGTACAGGGCCTGGGGACTTGGCAGCGCTGCCCCGGAGTCTGAGAGGCCGTGGCCTTCCCGGCTGTCCGAGGAGCCCCTGGTGCTTCCCCGGGGGAGCCCGGGCTCTCGGGAGCAGGCCCTGTTTCTTTGAGGTCCTTCCTCCCATGCTGTTCTCACCCCAGGGTGTGGCCAAGTCACTGCGAAAATCTTGGGCGGAGAGGCAGCCGAAGAAGCGAAGTGGCCCTGGCAGGTGAGCCTAAGGATCAACCAGAAACACGTGTGTGGAGGCTCCCTCATCACACAGCAGTGGGTGCTGACTGCGGGCCACTGTATTTTAAGGTGAGGGTGACGAGTGGATACTGAGTTCTGAAGCCAGCTCTGCTCTCCTCTAATACCCATTAGGTTCTGTTGCCCTGGAAACTTGATAAAACCCAAACCCAGCCCATCCCAACCCAATCCAACCAACTAACCCAGCCTAATCCAACCCCACCTAACCCAACCAACTCAGCCCAATCCAACCCCAActaacccaacccaacccaacccaacccaacccagtCCACCCAACCAACCAACCCAACCAACCCAACACACACCAACCAACCCACCCCAACCCAATCCACCCAACCAACCAACCTAGTCCAGCCAAAGCCCACACACTAAAAAACAAGAGTTTGCACTGGTATTACTAGGTATACTAATTCCTGGTATTACTAGGAATACTAATTTGGTGAACCAAACCAATTGTATGGGTGAGCAAACAAGTTTTGAGAGGTGTGAAGCAAGGATTTTTAGAGATGGGGTGGTAGAAAGAGAGATGAGGGAGGTCAGGGCCAGATTGGGAAGCATCTGCAATGTGTGTAAAAAGGCATGAGGGTTGCTTCTCAAGGTCTCCATAAAGGGCATATCTTCTCTCCCACAGCCATCTTAGCTACACTGTCAAGATGGGAGACCGAAGTATCCATAAAGAAAACACAAGTGTGGTGGTCCCTATCCGAAACGTCATTGTCCACCCTCAGCTCTCAGTAGTTGGAACCATTCAGAAGGACCTTGCCCTTCTGCAGCTGCTCTACCCTGTAAACTTCAGCATGACCATACAGCCTATATGCATTCCTCAGAAGACTTTCCAGGTGGAAGCTGGGACCACATGCTGGGTGACTGGATGGGGCAGACAAGAAGAATATGGTGAGACTGTGAGGCAGGTCGCACGCTCAGGAAGTGGGAGGCAGCCCTATCCCTGAAACAAAAAGGCTAAAGAGAGGGACGGGGAGGTGGATGGACTGCCTGGCAGAGGGGGAATGGGGCCACAGGTTGGTAACAGTCAGAGTAATAGCTCCTGGTTGGCGTGAGCCTAGAAATTGGTTGAGGTCTTTTGTTGTAACAGAAACATTTCACAGTAGGTGTTTAGGAAAGGCATGGGTCCTGGGAACTGGAATTGCTCTCAGGAGGAGAAGAAATACCTGGCTGAAAGTCTGTTTCTGCACATTTGTGTGGCAccgtgcctggctggcttagggATATTTTTAGGTTCCCTGGGGACAGAGCCAGAGGCTTTGGAGTTCTCTCCAAGGTGGGTTTCTGCTCAGTAAGTGACGAATTGTCTTCCAGTCAGAAGTGTTCCTCTCTGAAAGTACTGGCCTTGGTTGTCAGGGAGCTTCGTGTCCCTTTGGGTATAGGCAGAGCCAGATGATTCCTGTAGGGGATCCCTGTAGGGCCTTCTATTTCTGGGCAGAGACTGGATTGGTAACTTTGGGGCACTACCCATTCCAGAGTCTGTGGTCCTGCTCTAAAGTAAAGATATGTTACTGACGCACGGGATCCCTGTCACTATTACTATTGATACAGGGTAACAGATGCTTGATTATCATTTCTCAGGCTGATAAGGCCTTGCCTTCTTCCCATCTAGACTGGTTCGTCTTCAGCCTGTCTTAGTTCCTACCACCTTTCCTCCCCATGTCaactttgggcctcagtttcctccagtGTCAAATGGGGACAGTCCCCACTGCCCTGTCTTTTTCAAAGGGGATTCTAGGTGTGTAGGGGCTTCCTGTCCACTGGTGCAGAACCACCCACTGCTGAGCCTCTTTACTTGCAGGCAGCAAACTTGTTGCACATATTCTCCAAGAGGTCGACCAAGACATCATCCACCACAAGAGGTGTAACGAGATGATTCAGAAAGCCATGACAACAAATAAGACTGTAGTACTGGAAGGCATGATTTGTGGCTATAAAGCAGCAGGCAAGGATTCTTGTCAGGTAACTTCACAGACCCCTTTCTACCTCCACATTGAGGATGTCCCCTCAAAGTCTCCTCATTCCTGAGTGCCAGGGCCTGGTTCATCTGTCACCTCCTCTCACTCGGGGGAACCACTCATTGCTCCCCTGAGCTGGCCTGGCCTGTTCCTTCAAAAGGGAGCGGCCCTTGCTGCCTGAGGACACTGCCAAAATGGGGGGAAGTCAGGGAGTGGGTAATGCTAACACTCTGAGTTCCTTTCATTGGGTTCCTCCCATGTCACACTCCCGTGTGACCAGTGGGAGCGTCTGTCCCCATTAGCTCTGTTAACCCCCCAGTCATAACCCCGCCCCACAGATATCATACCTGTCATACATGAGGTGAGGTCTGAAGGTGTTCGCTCGGGGTCCCCCTGTGCGTGCCTGCAGGACTCCTGCACTGAGTGCCTTCTGGAGGAGGGGGCATTTGGGCTGGGGCTCAGAGGATGAGTATTTGGATTTCTTGGAAAGAGGAGAAGAGCCTTATAGGGAGAGGGAGCCGCATGTACAGCAGCTCCGAGGTGTGCGAGGGAACCTGTCACGTTTAGGGCACGTCTTCCAGGTCCGGAGCAGTGAGGTGACCAACAGGGCCAGGGAAGAGGCCTGGAGTGGGAGTATGTGTGGCCTGGAGCGCTGGGCTGAGTTTCTTGATGCCGCCCAGGCAGGACTGCAGGCTAGGTGTTTGTTTCCATCGTCTAGGCAATGCTGCTGAGTTCTGAGTAGGACCTGGGGTGGTTAGGGGGTAAAGAGGGTGTACCTGAGGTTGAGTCACTGActgctgggagggtgggggtgaggggcaggtcAGGAGggctctctgtttctgtctgaGTTGGGTGGTGCAGAGTGGGGGCACCAGAGCAGATCTGGGAGAGGACATGCAATGTTCTGCATGAGATGGGTGTGTATGGGATGTCTGGGAGTGGAGTGTCAAATATGGAGGGAATATATGAGTTAAGAGTTCTAGAGAAACTTTAAGCTAGATGTATGGATTTTGGGGGTTCTGATGCAGAGGTGGTATTCAAAATGTTTAACCCCCACTATGGTTTGGGAAATGACCAGTCATTCATAATATCGTCCTGAGGATGTTAAAGTTTTCccattaacttttctttcttttttttacaattttatttttaagtaatctctacactcagtgttgggctcaaacttacaacttcGAGATCaggagttgtatgctctacccaatgagccatccaggcacccctgcccaTTAACTTTTCAATTCTCAGTTCTCCGTATTCACAGAAGGGTGGGCCTGGTAGGTCCCTGGGGAAGGTCCCCATGTGCCTGACTGCCCAGTGCCTTACAGTGTAGCCAGCTTGCTCTCACGTGGATGGTCTTCCATTcctgcatttgtttctttctctttctccagggaGATTCTGGGGGCCCTCTGGTCTGTAAATTTCAGGACACATGGGTCCAGGTGGGAATCGTGAGCTGGGGCTTTGGCTGTGGTCGTAGAAATGTGCCTGGAGTTTATACGGACATTGCTTCCTATGCTGAGTGGATAGTTAACGTGATGAACCAGGCTGCCTCTTTGTATTCAGTGGTGTTACTCATCCCACTTCTGTGCCTGGTGCTGCCGCTGGGCATCCTGATGGCCCCGTGATCACCCTCACCCACTCCCCTGTTTCTGAGTCTCATACCGGGCCTGGCCTCTCCTCTGACCTCCTGCTCCTACTCAAATGCCCTTtcctgagcctgggtggctcagtggttgagcatctgcctttggctcagggtgtgatcccggggtcccaggattgagtcctgcatcaggctccctgcagggaacctgcttctccctctgcctatgtatctgcctctctcactatgtctctcatgaacaaataaaatcttaaaaaaaaaaaaaaaaagccccttcCTGCAATTCTGGTTGGCATCCACTGACCCTGTAGAGGACCACACAGTAGAAGGTGGCAGCAAGACTGGAGCCCAGAAAGTGCCCCAGCCTGATGCTCCAGTCACCTGCCTCGGCCACACCCACACCTTGGCTGTGCTCTGCCTGCCTGGAAGGAGGGAGTGCAAGCATGCCAGCCTGAGAGCCAGCCAGCCTGCGAGGCAGACCCCGGTGCGTCCTTGCCATCTTGGAGAGCCTCTACCACAGAAGAGACCTCAGGAGCAGTGAGACAGCACTGGAGCTGGGTGTGGGCTCAGGCTGTCACCTGAGACTCTGTCAGAGCAGTCAGCTTGCTGctggtgcagagagagaggtgtCACCATGTCCCTGCTGAGGTGGGAGGCCTGGGGTTTCCACATCTGCCTCGGGTGTGTCTGAGGCTGGGAGGAGTTCCCCTGTACCCAGCAAGAATCCCCCTATGCGTGGCCAGCCTGTGGCACACTGGGCCCTCTGTGATGGCAGCCCCGTGATGGGGGCCCCCTTCCTCAGTAGCTAGTGGCCACATCCAGGCTCACCCCAAGTTGTGTGGAGGCAGTGATGGAGTGTGGAGATCTTAGATGCCAACTAATAAATGTTTGGATTGTCACCTGTGTGTTCTGTATCTCTCCTGACCAGGGGTGGGGGACACTGATAATTTTTCTCACATTTAACTTAAGAATGTGTTCGTGATGCTTTTTAAACTCTAGAGTGAGAGGGGAGGCCCTCATCTACTCTGATGTGAGTTGGACAGATGGTCTTAGCACTTAGATCCTGCTGCTATGCCCCCCATGGCCACCAGCATCTCTGCAGGGAGCTTTGTACCTGAGTTCCCGTTCCCTTCGTAGCCATTGCatctggggaggaggaagtgagagagagtgGAACGAGAGGGAGGTCAGGGCATTGCCTCCAAACTGCAAGCCTTACTTCCTGCCTGTCTGTTATGTGGAGCCTTGTGCACCAGACTGCCTTGACCTGACCATGAAGAACACcaggctgaggctcagggagaggacaggttgagtgcttactgtgtctGTGCTGGCTCATTTCTCTCATTAGCCTATTATCACAGAGTAGCCGTCTATTATCATGTGGAGCACTCACTTCACTGCTCCCgatttccttctctgttcttgAAACTTTGaggttattttcttttaggagaggATTAGTGCATTTTACACGTGAGAAGTAAGTGCCCATGAATATTTGGGTGAATAAAGAAATGGACTGGGGTAAAGATCTAAAACTGTACACTTCTGACATTTTTCATCCCTTTTCTTCTGAGCATATAGCTGATCAGAATAAAGACTGTATTTCCAAGTCCTGCACATCTAAGTATGGCACTAAGTTCTGGccaataaaaactgaaatgttgAGTGTGAATTTGGGGAAATGTCCTTAATGGAGGACAAAGTCATCTTCagatctctttcttctctcctggcTGAAATGTGTACACAGTGACCAGGGCTTGAGCAGACaagttttttaagtaatctctacacattTCCCAAACCAAATTTGGATTTGGGAAATCTCTACATTTCCCAAACCAAATCTCAAGACACAAGGAACATGCTGAGGGTGCGGAGCAGGAATTTTGAAGGAACTTGGCTCCTTGGAATTTGTAGGACTGTTATCACAGCTCATTACATGcagcagagaaagaaattctttttttttttatttaagccatTGTTGTATCAGGTCTCAGTTACTCATAGAAAAACCTCATTCTACCCAATGCAGTGGGTATCATGTGGAACTTTGTTTCTGGATTCTTATAAATGTaagttttaaaagtcatttatttagactaaatttttttttctttttagagagggaagaggtagaggggcagagggagagggggagagagagaatcttaagcagatttcccactgagtaTAGAAGCTGATGCTTGGCTTGATCTCTCGACACTGAGGTAATAACcggagtggaaatcaagagttggatgcttaccgacagccacccaggcacccgttaTTGAACCTCATATTAATGTAATATAGTAAgtgcttttgtgtctggcttaccTTCTACATGTTGTTTtagaggttcatccatgttgctgtgtGTTATGTGTTATTAGTAGTTcgttcctttaaatttttttattattttatttatttgagagagagagagagaatgaaaatgagcagggagatgggcagaggaagagggagaaggagactccctgctgagcaaggagcctgatatggggcttaatcccaggatcctgagatcatgacctgagcctaaggcaggtgcttaactgattgagccacccaggtgcccctagttcattcctttttatgggtAAATAGTAATATTCTTGTATGAATATTCCAGTTGGTTTATtctcctattgatggacatttgggttgtttacagTTTGGGGCTTCATTAGGAATGAAGCTGGTAATAAACATTTTAGTATAAGACTTCTTTGTATCTATATAGTTTCACTTCTTTTGGGAATAAACCTAGGACCAGAACTGCTGGCTCATGAAATTGACGTATGGTTAACGTTATCAGAAATTTCCAGAGTTTTCTAGATTATTTGTACTGTTTTTTGCTATTCCCAACAATAAATGAGAGTTCCAGTTGATCCACATCCTCATCAGTCCTCAGGCTTTTTTTGTCCAATTCTAATAGGTATGAAATGGTACCTCATTggggttttaatttgtgtttccctgtaactaatgatattgagcacaTTTTTATGTGCTATTGGTCATAAGCATATCTTCTATGAAGtatgttttcaggtcttttgtgtatctttaattaggatgcttatttttttattgctgacttCTAAGTAGTCTTGTATTCTGAGTAGAATCCTAAGTTTGTGACCTACTTTATTCACTTTTTAGCTGGGGGCTatgaaaaattttcttctatttttttttttctccagaagctTTACAactttagcttttacatttaggtctatggtCTGCAAATTAATTTGGGGGCATGGTATGAGATCTAGGGACCAaagtatatttttccatatctttaatGTTATCCAGTTCTTGggccatttattgaaaatacatttattttcacattgatTTGCATTGGTACTTCATCAAAAATTGACAGCATATTACATGCATCTATTTATGGATTCTCTGTTCAGTTCCTTatctatttgtcctttttttccctaaagatttatttatttatttatttgagagagagggggagagagagagagagagagagagagcgcgcacactgagtggggggagcagcagagggagagggagaagcagactccactgagcagggagcccgatgtggggcttgatcccaggacctgagctgaaggcagacatttaaaccactgagccacccaggcacaccagtTTATCTGTATATTCTTATGCAAACTTTACAGTGTTCTAGTACTGTAGCTTTTATAGTTAGTCTTGAAATTCAATAACATTACACCTCccaattttttcatgtttttcaaggTGGAGCTTTGTGTAGagattgacaagctgattctaaaatgtacgCAGAAAAGCAAAGGATGTAgaataaccaaaagaaagaacTACTGTACTTCAAGACTTACCATAAAAGGGTAGTAATCAATACcttatggtattggcataagggcagacatatagatcagtggtaTAAGATAAAGAGTctagaaatagatccacacataTATGGCCCATTgttttcaacaaaggtgccaaggcaattcaatgtaaaaaaggatagtcttttaaataaatgatactggAACAATGGGATATTCTTATGCAAAATCAAACCAAGCCATACCCCTCAATCTTTGCATTAGatgtaaaaattaacttaaagtgGATTATAgaactaaatgtaaaacctaCATCTAGAAAACTcctaaaaaaagggggaaaagtcTCTGTGACCCTTGAGTTGGCAAAGATTCTTTATATAGGACACAAACAGCATGAActatacaagaaaataaatgattggatttcatcaaaatgaaaatattctctttttctttaagattttatttatttaatcatgggagatacacacacacacacacacacagaggcagtgggagaagcaggctccatgcagggagccatatgggactccatcccaggactccaggatcatgccctgaactgaaggcagacactcaaccactgagctacccaggcatccctatattctctctttgaaagacactgttaagaaagggaaaatcaaaactacagacTGGAGGTAAATAGCAGAAGTGTCCACTCAGAGGCTTACATATGGTGTTCATggcatctttattcataatagccagaatctggaaacaactcaagtgacTGTCAACAGATAAAATGATAATCAATGAAAATACTACTtggcaacaaaaagaataaactactaATAGACATAAGAACGTGAGTAGaaattcaaaaacattatgctgagtgaaagacgTCAGACACAAAGAGTACAGATTtctgatcccatttatatgaagaCCAAACAGGCACAATAGGTAATCAGTGGTTGCTTATGACGGatttgaagaggacacaaaggcACTTTCTGGGGTTTTGAAATGGTTTATAGCTTGATTGAAGGGGTGGTTATGTGGATCTATATATTTACTAAAACATTAGATTGTGCACTTAAGGTCTATATATTTAACTGTTTGCAAATTtttcctcagttaaaaaaaataggttaatgTGACACAATCTAGTTTGGCCCCAATGTCCATTCTCTTCTTCTTGCATAATACATGTCTTATGCAATGACCTGATATCTTAGGTCATTCTAATGTTGTGCCAGCAGATATTTAGCAAGCAGCTctgcaagggggaaaaaagccctgATTATTAACACTTTCAGATTTCTATGGGGTAAACACTTCCACCATGGATTATTTCAAGCTCCCAACATGACATTACTGAATctggagttgggaagagatgtaTACTATTAGATAGAAGTTTTGCCATATAGCTATAGTATATGGCTCTTGATCCAGCCTCATGAGCACAGGTAAtcagaaaattcaggaaaataacTAGGAAGTaatgaattttgaatatttatttatttatttatttatttatttttgaatatttattaccGTTGTTTTTAGTGTACTTTAATTACaggctttataatttaaaatttaataatgacTATGTTTAACAGCCAGCTCATAAAATTCCTGACAATTAATAATTGGCTTTCATGAGCTAGGACAGGCCAGCTCTAGCATTTACTGGGTTATTTCTCTACCAGCAAATCTCAGGACAGGGATTCATGTTCAAGTAACCTATTAAGAGAGTCATTTTCAGGAAAAACCTGTATGGATGTGAGGGAAGCAGGATAGGAAAGGTAAGAAGTTTAATAAGAATGTGATTATAGGTGAAGTCTAGGctcagcatgatcctggagtctacgTTACAAAATTCATCCAGACTTAAGCCAAGGGAGCTGAGTTTTGTGCCCTGCACCAGTATGTCGTCATTTGCTATAGGCTGACTGGAAGGATGGGAAGTAAGAATGCAACTCCTAGTCACCTTCTGTAATGTCACTCCATGTGCTCACGGGTAAGCCTCCTAAAAAGGATGCAGGTATGAATTCCTAGTAGCAATATCCAGAGTAGCTGGGAGAGAGGTACACCAGACAGGTAAAATGGATCCCAGGTGATCTGGGTGGCTACCTACTTAAGAACTATCTTTCTCAGTTCCCTTCGAGCTCAGTGTGACCATGTCTTTAACTTATGTTCAATTAGATGTAAGTAGCAGTAGTGTGCTGTTGCGGCAATGCCCTTGAAAGGGACATAAATATGCTTTTTGGTCCTATCCCCTTTCTAAAGGGGAAGAAGATGAGAAAGATGGAGGTGCCATCTTGGATGCAGAGATGTGTGCCCATGTTAAGGGTGGCAGAACTGGACTTGGCCACTTACATTTGGACTGCTaagtaagagagaaataaactctCTTTTTTAACCACTGTATTTTGGGATATTTGTGGACAGAGATATCCACACTTTAGCCTGTACCCTAACGAATATAGTGAGTAAAGAAACAAGTAATAACAAATATCTAAAATCATGActgtataaaacaataataatttctaatttgtaggtttttcttaaaaaaaatagactaaccCCAACAGAATGAGAGAACTTATCAAAAAGAACAAGGAGGATATATACACTATAGAAAAGACATAATTATTTGTA
This window of the Canis lupus dingo isolate Sandy chromosome 20, ASM325472v2, whole genome shotgun sequence genome carries:
- the LOC112666844 gene encoding serine protease 42: MTAGAGPGGGSGSRINNRRRGRIYCIASLWQRGPWNWKVPIKGGCPQKHPDPSGPRGVRGTRGGDGPGGSQGSGFRTRARGRGAQGARLFHRSRACADRQPAAARGAQRRGEARRGAGGPWRPRAAARCASCSGCCSSRFRSGRPPRRPPRRPPRRRPRRPPRRPPRRPPRRRPRLPRGAALRARAPACGGLRGRRRPPGPREAAILSQLVELVPGCGQVTAKILGGEAAEEAKWPWQVSLRINQKHVCGGSLITQQWVLTAGHCILSHLSYTVKMGDRSIHKENTSVVVPIRNVIVHPQLSVVGTIQKDLALLQLLYPVNFSMTIQPICIPQKTFQVEAGTTCWVTGWGRQEEYGSKLVAHILQEVDQDIIHHKRCNEMIQKAMTTNKTVVLEGMICGYKAAGKDSCQGDSGGPLVCKFQDTWVQVGIVSWGFGCGRRNVPGVYTDIASYAEWIVNVMNQAASLYSVVLLIPLLCLVLPLGILMAP